One Nonomuraea angiospora DNA segment encodes these proteins:
- the cydC gene encoding thiol reductant ABC exporter subunit CydC, giving the protein MNRRMGTRLLWAVLAGAAADLAGLGLIAAAAWLITRAAQQPGLAALSVAIVATRAFATSKGVFRYAERLTGHDVALRAQAGTREQLYRALIPPQQPRHGGADLLSRMVDDTEAVQDLLVRCLLPATAAALAGLAAVVVGLTILPVSALVLVAGLLLAGVALPAGTAAAARRWAARIAPARAALAGRVADLVHGSADLAAYGADEEALAKAQAADESLAALERRQALVHAAALAGGTLVQGLTVAAVVLLAQGAGAGSVATAVLALTALVAFEPVLPLAAAGERLAGITAALRRLREVRSATPAVAEPARPAPRPEAPLTVEIDDLVVRHGSARAALDGVSLTLTPGRRVAIVGPSGAGKSTLLAALMRLVEPESGSIRVNGVDVRDLDGDDVRTLMTGLTQDPYIFRASLKDNLRLAGPEAGEEELERAVREARLDGWVGRTGWDAELGEDGRTVSGGQLQRLALARALLYDPPVLLLDEPAEALDEETADRLMGDLLDVTRDRTTLLVTHRLKGLESVDEVVVLEEGRVIQRGWHDELVSVPGYYRDLWESEVLTRR; this is encoded by the coding sequence ATGAACCGGCGCATGGGGACGCGGCTGCTCTGGGCCGTGCTGGCGGGCGCGGCGGCGGACCTGGCGGGGCTCGGGCTCATCGCCGCCGCCGCGTGGCTGATCACCAGGGCCGCGCAGCAGCCGGGCCTGGCCGCCCTGAGCGTGGCCATCGTGGCGACCAGGGCGTTCGCCACGAGCAAGGGCGTCTTCCGCTACGCCGAACGCCTCACCGGCCACGACGTCGCGCTCCGCGCCCAGGCGGGCACCCGCGAGCAGCTCTACCGGGCCCTCATCCCGCCCCAGCAGCCCCGGCACGGCGGCGCCGACCTGCTCAGCCGCATGGTCGACGACACCGAGGCCGTCCAGGACCTGCTCGTGCGCTGCCTGCTCCCCGCCACGGCGGCGGCGCTGGCGGGGCTGGCCGCCGTCGTCGTCGGGCTGACCATCCTGCCGGTGTCGGCGCTCGTGCTGGTGGCCGGGCTCCTCCTGGCCGGGGTGGCGCTGCCCGCCGGCACGGCCGCCGCGGCCCGGCGCTGGGCGGCCAGGATCGCCCCGGCCAGGGCGGCGCTGGCGGGCCGGGTGGCCGATCTGGTGCACGGCTCCGCCGACCTGGCCGCCTACGGCGCCGACGAGGAGGCGCTGGCCAAGGCGCAGGCCGCCGACGAGTCCCTGGCCGCGCTCGAACGCCGCCAGGCCCTCGTCCACGCCGCCGCCCTGGCCGGGGGCACCCTCGTGCAGGGCCTGACGGTGGCGGCCGTCGTCCTGCTCGCGCAGGGCGCGGGCGCCGGCTCGGTCGCGACGGCCGTGCTCGCGCTGACCGCCCTGGTGGCGTTCGAGCCGGTGCTGCCGCTGGCGGCGGCGGGCGAGCGCCTGGCAGGGATCACGGCGGCGCTGCGCCGCCTGCGCGAGGTCCGCTCCGCCACCCCGGCCGTCGCGGAGCCCGCCCGGCCCGCGCCCCGGCCCGAGGCCCCGCTGACCGTCGAGATCGACGACCTGGTGGTCCGCCACGGGTCCGCGCGGGCCGCCCTGGACGGGGTGTCGCTGACGCTCACGCCCGGCAGGCGGGTGGCGATCGTGGGCCCCAGCGGGGCGGGGAAGAGCACGCTGCTGGCCGCCCTGATGCGCCTGGTCGAGCCGGAGTCGGGCAGCATCCGCGTCAACGGCGTGGACGTACGCGACCTCGACGGCGACGACGTGCGGACGCTCATGACCGGCCTCACCCAGGACCCGTACATCTTCCGCGCCAGCCTGAAGGACAACCTGCGCCTGGCGGGCCCGGAGGCCGGTGAGGAGGAACTCGAGCGGGCCGTACGCGAGGCCAGGCTCGACGGCTGGGTCGGGCGGACCGGTTGGGACGCCGAGCTGGGCGAGGACGGCAGGACCGTGTCCGGCGGGCAGCTGCAGCGCCTGGCCCTGGCCAGGGCCCTGCTGTACGACCCGCCGGTGCTGCTGCTCGACGAGCCCGCCGAGGCGCTCGACGAGGAGACGGCCGACCGGCTGATGGGCGACCTGCTCGACGTCACCCGCGACCGCACCACGCTCCTCGTGACGCACCGGCTCAAGGGGCTGGAGAGCGTGGACGAGGTCGTGGTGCTCGAAGAGGGCCGGGTCATCCAGCGGGGCTGGCATGACGAGCTCGTCTCGGTGCCCGGCTACTACCGCGATCTGTGGGAATCCGAGGTCCTGACCAGGCGCTGA
- the cydD gene encoding thiol reductant ABC exporter subunit CydD: MHKDLLRLMRAERSVRRHLAVTMVAAVLAGLLVLVQAELLAGVLSGRFTAVALAGLAAVVGVRALLAWTQGVFAGRTATGVKSALRHRLLARLRDLGPGRLTQHRSGELVTLTGRGLDGLDAYLTGYLPSIAVAGVVPLAVLVRLFAADLASALIVLITLPLIPVFGALVGMTTKAVTERQFLALSRLGGHFLDVVRGLPTLRAFGRARYQAGVIQQVAEAHRSATMRTLRVAFLSSLVLELCASLSLALVAVPIGLRLLGGSLDLTTALLVLLLAPEAYLPLRAMGTRFHASMEGVAAADAAFAVLDGEGEPEPIRGAGQGAPPSGTPEIRLENVTVRYPGRDVAALEDVSLTIGPGERVALVGESGGGKSTLLHLVLGFVRPSEGRVLIDGTDLRELDLGSWRARLAFVAQRPHLFATSVAGNIRLGAPAASPEEVRRAAAAAHADFVDALPQGFDTMVGERGANLSAGQRQRIALARAFCRPAASVLLLDEPTARLDGRSEAAVVAATSDLAQGRTAVIVAHRPAMIDLADRVIRVHEGRVVSDTTRTHHEAEPAARSGEGSGR; encoded by the coding sequence GTGCACAAGGATCTCCTACGGCTCATGCGGGCCGAGCGGTCGGTCCGCCGCCACCTGGCCGTGACCATGGTCGCGGCGGTGCTGGCGGGGCTGCTCGTGCTGGTGCAGGCCGAGTTGCTGGCCGGGGTGCTGTCCGGCAGGTTCACCGCCGTCGCCCTGGCGGGGCTGGCGGCGGTGGTGGGCGTGCGGGCGCTGCTGGCCTGGACGCAGGGCGTCTTCGCCGGGCGCACCGCCACCGGCGTGAAGTCGGCGCTGCGCCACCGGCTGCTGGCCCGGCTGCGCGACCTGGGCCCCGGGCGGCTCACGCAGCACCGCTCGGGCGAGCTGGTCACGCTCACGGGGCGCGGCCTGGACGGCCTGGACGCCTACCTGACCGGCTACCTGCCGTCGATCGCGGTGGCCGGGGTGGTGCCGCTCGCGGTGCTGGTACGCCTGTTCGCCGCCGACCTGGCCAGCGCCCTCATCGTCCTGATCACGCTGCCCCTGATCCCCGTCTTCGGCGCCCTGGTGGGCATGACCACCAAGGCCGTCACCGAGCGCCAGTTCCTGGCCCTGTCGCGGCTCGGCGGCCACTTCCTCGACGTGGTGCGCGGGCTGCCCACCCTGCGGGCCTTCGGCCGGGCCCGGTACCAGGCCGGCGTCATCCAGCAGGTCGCGGAAGCGCACCGGAGCGCGACGATGCGGACGTTGCGGGTGGCGTTCCTGTCGTCGCTGGTGCTGGAGCTGTGCGCGTCGCTGTCGCTGGCGCTGGTGGCGGTGCCGATCGGGCTGCGGCTGCTCGGGGGGTCGCTGGATCTGACGACGGCGCTGCTGGTGCTGCTGCTGGCGCCGGAGGCGTACCTGCCGCTGCGGGCGATGGGGACGCGCTTCCACGCCTCGATGGAGGGGGTGGCGGCGGCCGACGCCGCCTTCGCCGTGCTGGACGGCGAAGGCGAGCCCGAGCCGATCCGCGGGGCAGGCCAGGGCGCGCCGCCGTCCGGGACGCCGGAGATCCGCCTGGAGAACGTGACCGTGCGCTACCCCGGCCGGGACGTCGCGGCCCTGGAGGACGTCTCGCTCACGATCGGCCCGGGCGAACGCGTGGCGCTGGTCGGCGAGAGCGGCGGGGGCAAGAGCACCCTGCTCCATCTCGTCCTCGGGTTCGTCCGGCCGTCGGAGGGCCGGGTACTCATCGACGGCACCGACCTGCGCGAGCTCGACCTGGGGAGCTGGCGGGCGCGGCTGGCGTTCGTGGCGCAGCGGCCCCACCTGTTCGCCACCTCCGTGGCCGGAAACATCCGGCTCGGGGCTCCCGCGGCCTCCCCGGAGGAGGTCCGCAGGGCCGCGGCCGCCGCGCACGCCGACTTCGTGGACGCGCTGCCACAGGGGTTCGACACGATGGTGGGCGAGCGCGGCGCCAACCTGTCCGCCGGCCAGCGGCAGCGGATCGCGCTGGCGCGGGCCTTCTGCCGGCCCGCGGCCTCGGTGCTGCTGCTCGACGAGCCCACGGCCCGCCTGGACGGGCGGAGCGAGGCCGCCGTGGTGGCGGCCACCTCGGACCTGGCCCAGGGCCGTACGGCCGTCATCGTCGCGCACCGCCCGGCCATGATCGACCTGGCCGACCGCGTCATCCGCGTGCACGAGGGCCGGGTCGTCTCCGACACCACCCGCACGCACCACGAGGCCGAGCCCGCGGCGCGGTCGGGCGAAGGGAGCGGGCGATGA